Proteins from a genomic interval of Paenibacillus lentus:
- the cls gene encoding cardiolipin synthase has product MWWLVLILLAFIFQIATILILEFRNPGKALAWMLILFLFPVIGFILYYFVAQDYKKRRKLRNRGSRVFQEVRDRLWQQTVIIDCMDDMNNSEYRHQERLFGLLTHISESPITGCNETKVLTDGERTFAAMLAAMELARDHIHMESYIFRADGIGHQFKNVMIRKVQEGVKVRLICDGLGSYHLKSSFVKELQDGGVEVYFFLPPLIATIDRRVNYRNHRKILVVDGTVGFVGGLNVGDEYLGLDGKLGYWRDTHLQINGDAVYFLQNAFLGDWRLASGQRINDPKLYPEHHCQGNEQVQVLTSGPDQHWDAIQEMCFGAIAVAKRRIWMTTPYFIPDSSVYNAIKTAAVSGVEVKVIIPYESDSRIVKLASLSYVEELLQSGVKFYQYQKGFIHAKVMIVDDLLATVGTANMDMRSFFCNFEMTAILFDKAPISRLCQDFLNDLTESKEIELKTFSRRTRQQKGLELLCRLLSPLL; this is encoded by the coding sequence ATGTGGTGGTTAGTTCTTATATTGCTCGCATTTATTTTTCAAATCGCTACCATTCTTATTCTGGAATTCCGCAATCCCGGCAAGGCGTTAGCTTGGATGCTGATCCTGTTCCTCTTTCCCGTTATAGGCTTCATTCTGTACTATTTCGTGGCGCAGGATTATAAGAAAAGGCGAAAGCTGCGGAACCGTGGCTCAAGGGTATTTCAGGAGGTTCGGGACAGACTCTGGCAGCAGACCGTAATTATAGATTGCATGGATGACATGAACAATTCGGAATATCGACATCAAGAGCGGCTCTTCGGCTTGCTTACGCATATTTCAGAGAGCCCTATTACCGGCTGCAACGAAACAAAGGTGTTGACGGACGGGGAGCGGACTTTTGCGGCGATGCTAGCCGCGATGGAGCTGGCCCGGGATCATATACATATGGAGTCTTACATTTTCCGCGCGGATGGTATAGGACATCAGTTCAAGAACGTGATGATTCGGAAGGTTCAGGAAGGTGTGAAGGTCAGGTTAATCTGTGATGGACTCGGCAGCTATCATTTAAAAAGTTCATTCGTAAAAGAGCTACAGGATGGGGGGGTAGAAGTGTATTTTTTTCTGCCGCCGTTGATTGCTACGATTGATCGTAGAGTCAACTACCGTAATCATCGTAAAATACTTGTGGTGGATGGGACGGTAGGCTTTGTCGGCGGGCTCAATGTCGGGGATGAATATTTGGGGCTGGATGGAAAGCTTGGCTATTGGCGCGATACGCATTTGCAAATTAACGGGGATGCGGTGTATTTTTTGCAAAATGCGTTTCTGGGGGATTGGCGTCTGGCTTCAGGCCAGCGGATTAATGATCCTAAGCTGTACCCTGAGCATCATTGCCAAGGCAATGAACAGGTACAGGTGCTCACCAGCGGTCCCGATCAGCATTGGGATGCCATTCAGGAGATGTGCTTTGGGGCGATTGCAGTTGCCAAACGGCGCATTTGGATGACTACGCCTTATTTTATCCCGGATTCCAGTGTGTATAATGCGATAAAAACGGCTGCCGTCAGCGGGGTGGAGGTGAAAGTAATTATCCCGTACGAGTCGGATAGTAGGATCGTCAAGCTGGCTTCACTCTCTTATGTAGAGGAGCTGCTTCAGTCCGGAGTGAAATTCTATCAGTACCAGAAGGGGTTTATCCATGCCAAAGTGATGATCGTGGATGATCTGCTCGCTACCGTCGGTACGGCGAATATGGATATGCGCAGCTTCTTCTGCAATTTCGAGATGACGGCGATCCTGTTTGACAAGGCTCCGATTTCTCGGTTATGCCAGGATTTTCTGAATGATCTAACCGAGAGTAAGGAGATTGAATTGAAGACCTTCTCCCGCCGAACGAGGCAGCAAAAAGGGCTGGAGCTGCTGTGTAGATTGTTGTCCCCACTCCTCTGA
- a CDS encoding MGDG synthase family glycosyltransferase has product MSKKRVLILSEGFGRGHTQAGHALAAGIKKICPEAQTKVMELGSFLNPIIAPWILSAYRVTVNTSPALVGMLYRKKYEKPVGRLTRLALHKMFYQHASQVIGQLNPDVIICTHPIPNAVIARLRASGLRIPLYTLITDYDAHGAWISPEVDQYLVSTPEVKQLLLQRGVSPDAVQVTGIPVHPNFWSIQDKTSARKELGIKQMPTVLVMGGGWGLLLKDELIDKLLAWRSKVQIICCTGSNEKLAEKLRACPALQHENITIIGHTQEVSKWMDASDILITKPGGMTCTEGLAKRIPMLFFESIPGQEDKNREYFVSQGFGMELSSPEIIDQWFTSITEPAQSSLISDKVSPLRYPVYKPDRCAKAVLSLLQKTSIEAKLDYVYL; this is encoded by the coding sequence ATGTCCAAAAAACGAGTGCTGATTTTATCGGAGGGATTCGGCCGCGGTCATACCCAGGCCGGTCATGCGTTAGCCGCCGGCATAAAGAAAATATGCCCCGAGGCACAGACAAAAGTAATGGAGCTTGGCTCATTCCTTAATCCGATTATCGCCCCGTGGATTTTGTCTGCTTACCGGGTTACCGTAAATACGAGCCCAGCATTAGTAGGAATGCTTTATCGCAAAAAATATGAAAAACCAGTCGGTCGATTAACCCGGCTGGCCCTTCATAAAATGTTCTATCAACATGCTTCACAGGTAATTGGGCAGTTGAACCCGGATGTTATTATTTGCACGCATCCGATTCCGAATGCCGTAATCGCAAGGCTGCGCGCCTCGGGACTGCGGATTCCTCTCTATACACTAATTACAGACTATGATGCCCATGGCGCCTGGATTAGTCCTGAAGTGGACCAATATCTCGTCTCCACGCCAGAGGTCAAACAATTGCTCTTGCAGCGCGGGGTCAGCCCCGATGCCGTACAGGTAACCGGGATACCGGTTCATCCTAACTTCTGGAGCATCCAGGATAAGACCTCGGCAAGAAAAGAACTCGGCATAAAGCAAATGCCTACCGTACTCGTCATGGGAGGCGGCTGGGGGCTACTACTCAAAGATGAACTCATCGACAAACTCTTGGCCTGGCGCAGCAAAGTACAAATCATATGCTGCACGGGCAGCAACGAGAAGCTGGCTGAGAAGCTGCGCGCTTGTCCTGCATTGCAGCATGAGAACATCACCATCATCGGCCATACCCAGGAGGTAAGCAAATGGATGGACGCCTCGGATATTTTAATTACGAAGCCCGGCGGTATGACATGCACCGAGGGACTAGCCAAGCGCATACCCATGCTATTCTTTGAATCGATTCCTGGACAGGAAGACAAGAACCGCGAATATTTCGTCAGTCAAGGGTTTGGCATGGAGCTGTCCTCTCCCGAAATCATCGATCAATGGTTCACATCGATTACCGAACCAGCGCAGAGCAGCCTGATATCCGACAAAGTAAGCCCGCTGCGTTACCCGGTATATAAGCCGGATCGCTGCGCTAAGGCCGTGCTCAGCTTGTTGCAGAAAACCTCCATTGAAGCCAAGCTGGATTATGTTTATTTATAG
- the ligD gene encoding non-homologous end-joining DNA ligase, with protein sequence MAKTTKGTIVVDGEEITISNPDKLLWPEAGITKKLYLEKLAEISPYLLRYCQNRLLTTIRYPDGVGRKFFYQKNAPEPLPTFVHTSVHEGVDYVVLNRLPVLLWLGNLACIEFHPSLHYVHEQLPCEWMIDLDPSQEEEPRIMEAAVYVGDILSSLGLQSVPKTSGATGVQIIVPIEYGVTFDELRMIGHFVARYATEKYPTLFTIERLKKDRGDKIYFDYLQHYAGKTLAAPYTPRARPAASVSTPLTWEEVRNNPHPSDFNLHNIGERLKQKGDLLADVPPQSVQLILQHLK encoded by the coding sequence ATGGCCAAAACAACAAAAGGCACGATCGTCGTAGACGGCGAGGAAATTACGATATCCAATCCCGATAAGCTGCTGTGGCCGGAAGCAGGAATAACGAAAAAGCTGTACTTGGAGAAGCTGGCGGAAATTTCGCCCTATCTGCTGCGTTATTGCCAGAACCGTCTTCTTACCACGATCCGTTATCCCGATGGGGTGGGGCGCAAATTTTTCTATCAGAAAAATGCGCCGGAGCCTTTACCGACATTCGTGCACACTTCCGTGCATGAAGGTGTCGATTACGTGGTGTTGAATCGTCTGCCAGTATTGTTGTGGCTGGGCAATTTGGCATGCATTGAATTCCATCCATCACTGCATTATGTTCACGAGCAGCTGCCCTGTGAATGGATGATCGACTTGGATCCTTCGCAGGAGGAGGAACCGCGCATTATGGAAGCTGCTGTCTACGTAGGAGACATATTGAGCTCCCTAGGTCTTCAATCCGTACCGAAAACTTCTGGAGCGACCGGCGTACAGATCATCGTGCCGATAGAATACGGCGTCACCTTCGACGAGCTTCGGATGATCGGGCACTTTGTCGCCCGTTACGCCACGGAGAAATATCCCACACTCTTTACGATCGAACGATTAAAGAAGGATCGCGGCGACAAAATCTATTTTGACTATTTGCAGCATTATGCCGGAAAAACACTGGCCGCCCCCTACACCCCCCGGGCGCGTCCTGCCGCCAGTGTATCTACACCGCTGACCTGGGAAGAGGTGCGCAACAATCCTCACCCCTCCGATTTCAACCTGCACAATATCGGGGAACGCCTCAAACAAAAAGGGGATTTGCTGGCAGACGTTCCTCCGCAATCTGTTCAGCTTATCCTGCAGCATTTGAAATAG
- a CDS encoding bactofilin family protein has protein sequence MFKDHKKISGWQGTLIGQGSQAEGKLECEANLRIEGAFHGEIHCQGQVIIGETGEAYSNIKGTDIIVAGKVIGDISSQGRLTISSSGRVEGNVNVAKLVIAEGGLLNGTSKMEKAVTVPIPEADSVKKSKKKAAQPEAG, from the coding sequence ATGTTCAAGGACCATAAAAAAATAAGCGGCTGGCAGGGGACTTTAATCGGACAGGGCAGCCAGGCTGAGGGAAAGCTGGAGTGTGAAGCAAACCTGAGAATAGAAGGTGCATTCCATGGAGAAATACATTGTCAGGGGCAGGTGATCATCGGTGAGACCGGGGAGGCCTATTCGAATATTAAGGGTACAGATATCATAGTAGCTGGCAAAGTCATCGGTGATATTTCCTCGCAGGGCCGACTAACGATTTCGAGCAGCGGACGGGTTGAAGGAAATGTAAACGTAGCGAAACTCGTCATAGCGGAAGGCGGTCTGTTAAACGGGACCAGCAAAATGGAGAAGGCAGTAACCGTACCGATCCCCGAAGCCGATTCCGTAAAAAAATCCAAAAAAAAAGCAGCACAGCCCGAAGCAGGGTGA
- a CDS encoding M23 family metallopeptidase produces MRSASLPHRMTLLVLREANQPVKQIQVSKPFVIAVPIVALLSISGLIVSLQLQSENTISRLEETLKLQNLKFEAVVTDRNQAIERLQSQVISLSGQSKALMDRMERVSELEAELQKFIDKYGSQSDSGRLSSLSWSESLGRGGEFIAVYDQEIEGLAQDTRDDFLEISAMLDEIEKSLPATLQKAKQTEYSISGTPSEWPTLSTRLTSNFGYRTDPFTGKAAFHAGIDIAGKVGDPIYAAAAGKVIAAENNHSRGKYIIIQHPNGLQSWYMHLNEIQVSEGETVKKGQTIAKLGNTGRSTGPHLHFEIVKGDKKVNPLSYLQ; encoded by the coding sequence ATGAGAAGTGCTAGTTTACCCCATCGCATGACGCTGCTTGTTCTTCGGGAAGCGAATCAGCCTGTCAAGCAAATCCAGGTATCGAAACCGTTTGTCATTGCTGTGCCAATCGTCGCCCTCCTGTCCATTTCCGGTCTCATCGTCAGCTTGCAATTGCAATCGGAGAATACCATTTCGCGTTTGGAGGAAACACTGAAGCTGCAAAATCTCAAATTCGAGGCCGTCGTCACGGACAGGAATCAAGCAATCGAGCGGCTGCAAAGTCAGGTCATTTCATTATCAGGACAATCCAAAGCATTGATGGATCGTATGGAGCGAGTAAGCGAACTGGAAGCCGAACTGCAAAAGTTTATAGATAAATATGGAAGTCAGAGCGATTCGGGCAGGCTGTCCTCCCTATCCTGGAGCGAATCTTTAGGAAGGGGCGGCGAATTTATTGCCGTATATGATCAAGAAATTGAAGGTTTGGCTCAGGATACACGTGATGATTTCCTGGAAATCAGCGCCATGCTGGATGAAATTGAGAAGAGTCTGCCAGCAACGTTGCAAAAAGCCAAGCAAACGGAATATTCCATTTCAGGAACCCCTTCGGAGTGGCCCACATTGTCCACTCGCCTTACATCGAACTTCGGTTATCGAACCGATCCGTTTACGGGCAAAGCGGCCTTTCATGCAGGAATTGACATCGCTGGCAAGGTTGGAGACCCTATTTACGCTGCTGCAGCCGGTAAAGTCATCGCAGCGGAAAATAATCATTCAAGAGGCAAATATATTATAATTCAACACCCGAATGGATTACAAAGCTGGTATATGCATTTAAATGAGATTCAGGTTTCCGAAGGCGAGACCGTGAAAAAGGGGCAAACCATCGCAAAATTAGGCAACACCGGTAGAAGCACTGGCCCGCATTTGCACTTTGAGATTGTGAAGGGGGACAAGAAGGTTAACCCGCTCTCTTACTTGCAATAA